Below is a genomic region from Vanessa tameamea isolate UH-Manoa-2023 chromosome 14, ilVanTame1 primary haplotype, whole genome shotgun sequence.
TAAGAATGGCCAACTGTGccatattagatttaaaaaaatactagaattaatgaattgaatgtaaactttcgtgcaataaattattaattgagaagttatttagtaaaatcattaaaatatttaggtttCAGTTTACccacttaataaataaagaatgttacaaatgattttatattgcattttattactgaaatttacataaataaaactgtctTTGACacgttttaaaagttaaataagatagtgatatttatgtttttcattttattgttcatAGATTAGCTTATAAGAATCATTTTAATTgcgatataacatttttaaattaatatggttatttttattacaacaagtatctaatacgggatatttaccaggtttttttatttttattcgatggAGCTCAATATTTCGAAATTATCTACGAATTTCTTGTTAACGAgacgaaatatcgagctccaacaaataaaaataaaatacatggtAAATATGAATCccgtattaaatacttattttaattgcgatgttatgtataaatatacttacactAGAgttcatctatataataataaacaaactttaactAAGTATGATAAGAAATGGGTACTGAGGCAATTGTTACAGGTATGTCTACGAACAgaggtaaataaaatagaaaagtgACTTTTacctgaaaatgaaaaaaatattatactatcaatgaacataatatacatcaacttattatttcaatgtaaatttccaaaattcgatAACTTACTCTTAACGAATAGGAAATTGAAACCATAAGATCGTTCATACGAATAGTAGAAGGTGGAACATCTTGAGGGATTTCCATATCAAAGCAGCAAGTTTgtgaaacaatatttaacacatttttgtaaaccgatttacataatattttctcaGCAATATTAAAACCAGAAGAGACGTTGTATTCTATTTTctgaaagataaatttataataacagatacactttttttactaattatgtaattattttaattaattagagaacttacttttattaaatataccattatttttcttactttaatttttcgTTCATTTGATATAATGGCTTCGAATGGTATTAACTGTCTCGCAGTAAATCCTTTGTAAGTTTTGAAAATCAAGGAAAAATTACCGgatttaccaattttttttctcatttcgtACAACAGAGGTatctaaaataatcatattttagtaTTGATACATTTGTGATCATGATGACTTTAATATAAAGCTTGTACTAAAATtccgttaataaaaaataatgtaaattaaatatgcttTTCGTATTGTAATGTATCGGCCTCATAGggaagatatatatatgtaattcattatagtttataaaattgaaataatattttaaaaaaaaaccacttgcatcattatttaaaatttaacgaaaattAATGAAGTTCTGTTCTTCATAAAATCATTTGTCCTACATGACTATCAACGTATGGCacataggtttattttttaatgtaagcatCTGTTAAAAAAAGATCTTTAGGAACTTTAGAGTGGAAGAAAACAGAAGGCGGTaactttgtttgaattttattagtGCCATGTCGGGACCggtagttagtttttttttataaattataattaccttATATTCATCAAACTGATTCAAGTCAACTTTGTTAATAACAGTTAGTGGGCAAACTGTTTTGAAAAAAGATTTACtgcttattttgatttcataatatacttttgCAATTGAATCTTCGTAACTTGAAGGCAGATCAGGTGGTAAGAAGAAATTAAATGGACGCGTAAATATTCCTGATTCTATTGTTGTTCCTAAAAAAGAAAGTAAAATAGCTTAAATCccctttaaattaatttagagagaatgatatatttaattattcgtgCTGTCACTCGTAGTTCACTCTTCTATACTACTAGATCAACtgttttgtttagtttatatagaaattatttaaaaacactgAATATTATAACTTCGAAACATACGGGTAAACTTAAGGTTCGGTTTTagggaaattaattaaaaaaaattaaaagtaaaacatacGCAACCAACGATATAAAACGATGGACATTGCTCTATTACCAATTTCTTCAAATTAGgaaataaattgtaagtaaaatttaaccCACAGATAAAACgactacattttttatatgactagttttttaaaactaagaataataggattaaaaaaaaacaactgacaGTAATGAGAAATATGAGCATTTTCGCGAGGTTAGTAGGAACGAGGAAAATGCAAAAGCATAAGATAGCTGCAGGTGCAGTCAGTCGTTTAAACATGTGAGTCAAGTCAGCTAGTCGATTTGACAACACATGTTGACTTCTTTTATATGCAATACTGAAAGTACCTACAATCATATAATTACGAATTAATAGAAAAAGACTAGGGAATAAgagaaaaatgtatatttgaaaGAGAAAAACAGATTACAACTATTTCCTAATTACAAGTATTTCCTGATTTAAAGCTGCCTATATTTTAAATCCAAAACGTCTGCATTATTAGCATAAACTCTTATAAAACAACTTACCTTTTAAGTCCCCGAAAACATCAACCGTAACACTAAAAACTTCTCTCTTTTCAGAATATTTCCTTATAAATGGTACTGTAGGTGAAGATCTGGCCCAGCTTGCTTTACTGATACCTTTTACTTTGAAATCAATTTCTAAAAAAGTGGTTTCATTTGGTTATCTTATAAATtcagtatttttgttaaaattttgcgcctaaaccttaataaataaaaaaatctaaatttaaagcagTGATGGGAGTCGTTCGagtcataaaaattaaaaccccCCTTACTCGAAGGCTGAAACCGCCCTTGAGTCTTGATTTTGGTGATCATCTTATTAATGGTATCCGATgagctaattaatttaaataattaaatttaattaattaatttaatttaagtaaataatttgacCAATACctaggtatttaaataaaaatgtaccgTTTCAGatgaaaactgtttattttaaaagatgatAGCACTCacgttttactttaaaatcttCTCTAACGTCTAAAATAACGAATCCAGACACAatatcatttgtataaaaaattccGCCGTGAGGACTATGGAGCGCAATTTTACAAGTATCGCAAgccattattaattaaaataattaaattatttgcgaGTCTTAGCACTTCTATTAGTTCGTTCTATTaattacacttttatttttttatttatttaatagtatgagtaataataatatatagaccAACTTTCATGTTATCTATATCTACAAAACGGATAGATAATTATACGTCAAAGATAACCGATAagattaaaacttaaatagtttattgatattcaaattaatattcataaatattttacaaacgcGAATGTATAAAATCTTATCACCAACATTAaagtagaaatattattttgtgttttttactgtttgtatttttatttttatttttaatttctaagaatctatattttaatattgaaattactttttacATGGTAACATTGTTCCGTTgccattttgtattaaaaaatgtaaactaaaaatgttttaagaacttttaaaactttaatataacttataaagaaaacaaatatgGTGTAAattttgagtaatattttatatcatttttgaattatatatttttcaccaATTCAATActagtaatgttttttattacagatcGTCATTTGACTATTTCCTTCTTCCATGACTTATTTGAGAAAGCGGATGTGGTTGGTCCGCCATAATCATTCGTGTGGGTCTGTGCTTGTGTGGTTTGGGTGTCTTACCGGTGCcaaccattatttttaattagtaataagtTATGCGTATGAATCCAGACATGGACGATGATGAGAAGGggtatgtacattttaattaattttggtaaACACCAGGTCTGTTTTAAGTGTCTTAACTATAATAGGTCAAACTGCATGTTCGCTTGGTGTGTCGCATTTCACGACATGCCATCAAGACCGTGTAGTTGCTTTTATGagttgattttcattttatttgaaaactgtTTTAATGATGATTCTAGGATCACTTGTAATATTCGCATGGCAGACATGGTAACAGTTCAGTACGCTTAATTAGCCTTTTACCGGCGAGCGGCCACCGACCCCAAGCCTTGCCGTGCGACTTGCGTGTGCCGATCATGGCAGCTTTACTTTCCCATTGTACCTAATGCCATATTTTAGcgatatatacttataatcagtaattatttgtatacacTTGTTTATATAATCttctcttaaaaaaataaagtatgcgGAAACGTcgcaatatgtaatattaacctTAATGTGACTAATTGTGGCTTTCTCTTATCAGTACTTTATAGTAATGTCAAATTAATTGCgtacaattttacttaaaattcgtataatttacattaatgtgGTTTTTGGACTTGTTAATGAGGTTAATAGAACGGCGTTGAAAATGCCGCGTAGCTCAATCTTGTGAGCGAATATACTAAAACATGCTGATTCATTTGCATACGGTTAGTTTTGCCGATACGATTTTTCCCAATTTCGCATATGGTTAAGTCTTCTGCATGTGTTTATTTCGAGTCAAATTCTTTTAGTTGTGAGATGTTTTATCGGTAGTCATTGACGCGTCGGCGCCCTACAATATATGAACTCAATTGACGCAATCGTGGCATTCAACTTTTCGACATTACTTTTTGTtatcaactattttttatataaggcaAATTcaactgttattaaatataacctataaaaaaaagttgtaacaTAACTATCCAATTTCAAAACTTTTACACTTATAGTGAAGAGTCAGTCAAAAAGTATTATGAGAATTTTATTAACTTCATCTTGTAAGTGAATGGTACTTTCACCACTGCACATGTTGTATTGAAATGACTTTGTGtccatgatattatatttttaatcaatgataAATGACTTGAATtttgaatgatttattaaattaaataaatgcttttcttgaatatttattatttttaaagttaaaataaaatattactttgtacTGAAAGTGGTCTCTTATCTGAGTTATACCTAGTGTTTGTACATTCAAGAGATAATACCCAATGACCAATTATGtaggtcaaataaaaataaaaaataaaattatacatctagttatttaatttaattaaaatatacatattctaaAGAACTTACtggtaataatttttttgaggTTGAAACATGTATAGAGGCACTATAAATATGTTGAGGTTAATTGGTAAAGTTTTCCTTAATGCTTCAATTTATGTTTCTACATGAACCATATTAATGAAGAAAAccataaaataactaaacagaAAAATCATttggtattataaaaaatgcttatcattaaaataaggcaaattatatattgtagtttaaatatgttttacaatggTATTTTAgtggtggtagggccttgtggAAGTCCATCTGGCTAAGTAGAACCTACACATTAGTTTAAGTATAAGTTATGAGATTATGACAAGGGCGAATGAGCCAATGTTATGCCAcaagagataacatcttagatctcaaTGTTTCATTCCATTGATTAATTTATGGTCTTTCTAAAGTCAGTCTGGGTGTACTGCAGACCTACTTCTCTCTACATTTGAGTGGACCATATTATGTCTTctgttttttatacttatagaGGTAACATAATGCTACACGctgaaaacaaatttttatattacgcagttacaataattatttgatcTAAAAAGTTATTCCATGCTATATGAAACCAGTGTATCCTTTAGCTttagatattcatattttagtttCAACTAAATATGACTGGCTACAATATAACTCCTTATGTCATAAATgttcatgttaaaaaaataaaaatatgtaaaatcacCAGTGTGGATTATTATTTAGATGATTAAATAAGACTAAAATTGTATACACTAAATGAAATCTCATAcaaattgttaacaattaacCTACTGAATTTGAcagtgttataataaaaaaatctccttCAAAAGGTACTAAAAATACTgaagattttttaaacattaattattcaattaagtttTAGTTAGACTTTACTgagcttattaaaataacaaagttagATTAAAAGTACCACACAAATAAGAATAATGTTTTCAATGGTTAATTTTGtgcaaaatatacttaacatttttatatcttatcatTTCATATTAGTCAGTTGTATTTTGTtatcaagtttaataaaataaaacttgaaggATTGAAACATGTATTCagaatgattaaatattattttgtaacatgtaattattatttgtatacagaAAACTGTTTGTCGGGG
It encodes:
- the LOC113398742 gene encoding uncharacterized protein LOC113398742; protein product: MACDTCKIALHSPHGGIFYTNDIVSGFVILDVREDFKVKQIDFKVKGISKASWARSSPTVPFIRKYSEKREVFSVTVDVFGDLKGTTIESGIFTRPFNFFLPPDLPSSYEDSIAKVYYEIKISSKSFFKTVCPLTVINKVDLNQFDEYKIPLLYEMRKKIGKSGNFSLIFKTYKGFTARQLIPFEAIISNERKIKVRKIMVYLIKKIEYNVSSGFNIAEKILCKSVYKNVLNIVSQTCCFDMEIPQDVPPSTIRMNDLMVSISYSLRVKVTFLFYLPLFVDIPVTIASVPISYHT